The Desmonostoc muscorum LEGE 12446 genome includes a region encoding these proteins:
- a CDS encoding aliphatic sulfonate ABC transporter substrate-binding protein — protein MIKVFSSLLNFKPLSNNLPQSKTANIKLIFRQNLDILDLRAKLKIERNYYVSLLITACCLAIPMSIVGCSSENQTTQNQVSSTSTQVKNQPVSNTTEKQEVRVVYSKLGSLAVMRKQGTLEKSLAAKNFSVKWLEFAAGPQALEALNAGSLDIAATAESPPIFAQAAGTPLVYVASTAFNGRGVSFLVPANSPIKSAADFKGKKVSFQKASIAHYVLLKALQKEGLKLTDVKSVFLPPPDANVAFSQGGLDVWVTWEPYITRAIQKNIGRVLIDGQGLQDLGGFYSTSRKFAKEHPEVLKIFLEELLKADEWSQKNPDKLAELVSPDVGIDVPTLKQIQAKSAYGLLPITEKIVEKQQKIADLWYAQGLLPKKVNVKDGV, from the coding sequence GTGATAAAAGTTTTTTCTTCTTTACTAAACTTTAAGCCCTTGAGTAATAACTTGCCACAATCAAAAACTGCAAATATCAAGCTAATATTTAGGCAAAATCTAGACATCCTAGATTTAAGAGCCAAATTAAAAATTGAGCGCAATTATTATGTATCGCTACTAATAACTGCTTGTTGTTTAGCAATACCAATGAGCATAGTAGGTTGCAGTAGCGAAAACCAAACTACTCAGAACCAAGTATCTTCTACTAGTACACAAGTCAAAAATCAACCAGTTTCTAATACTACAGAAAAGCAAGAAGTGCGAGTTGTTTATTCTAAACTCGGTTCTCTTGCAGTGATGAGGAAACAGGGGACTTTAGAAAAAAGTTTAGCGGCAAAGAATTTTAGTGTAAAGTGGCTGGAGTTTGCTGCTGGGCCCCAAGCTTTAGAAGCATTAAATGCTGGTTCTCTTGACATTGCAGCCACTGCTGAATCACCTCCCATATTTGCCCAAGCCGCAGGTACACCTCTTGTTTACGTAGCGAGTACAGCATTTAATGGTAGAGGAGTTTCTTTTCTTGTACCAGCAAATTCTCCCATTAAAAGTGCTGCTGATTTTAAGGGTAAAAAAGTTTCTTTTCAAAAAGCCTCCATCGCCCATTATGTTTTACTCAAAGCATTACAAAAAGAGGGACTAAAACTCACTGATGTGAAATCTGTTTTCCTACCACCTCCAGATGCAAATGTCGCTTTTAGTCAGGGTGGACTTGATGTTTGGGTAACTTGGGAACCATACATCACAAGAGCCATACAAAAAAATATTGGTCGTGTATTAATAGATGGACAAGGACTCCAGGATCTTGGCGGTTTTTATTCTACGTCACGTAAATTTGCCAAAGAACATCCTGAGGTTCTGAAAATTTTCCTGGAAGAACTTTTAAAAGCAGATGAATGGTCTCAAAAAAATCCTGATAAATTGGCAGAACTGGTTTCTCCTGATGTTGGTATTGATGTACCTACCTTAAAACAAATTCAAGCCAAATCAGCATATGGGCTATTACCAATCACTGAAAAAATCGTTGAAAAACAACAAAAAATTGCTGATTTGTGGTATGCTCAAGGACTTTTACCAAAGAAAGTTAATGTTAAAGATGGTGTATGA
- a CDS encoding hydantoinase/oxoprolinase family protein translates to MLKVFADRGGTFTDIVAVTDNQGIIDGLSQHPERFLIVTLPNCQWIIVYKLLSENPEKYQDAAIQGIRDIMGLSSKEPIPSEAIEVIKMGTTVATNALLERKGDRVVLLITKGFKDALRIGYQNRPNIFARHIVLPTMLYEQVIEVNERYDAKGNELIAVNIEQVKRDLKAVYHTGIRSCAIVFMHSDRYPEHEQKVATIAQEIGFTQISVSHQVSPLMKLVSRGDTTVVDAYLTPILRRYVNQVASELRMGNREWGMGNREWGIENRELLISPSPSSPSSPSSPHSPLTTPHSPIKLMFMKSDGGLVAAEQFQGKDSILSGPAGGIVGAVQTSKRAGFELVITFDMGGTSTDVAHFKGEYERQLESEIAGARMRVPVLAINTIAAGGGSILFFDGSSYRVGPESAGSIPGPACYRRGGRLAVTDANVMLGKIHPQYFPSVFGIDGNLPLDKDVVVQKFIQLAEEIVTATGNHCTPEQVAAGFMAIAVENMANAIKKISLQRGYDVTQYVLCCFGGAGGQVACLIADTLGMKKIFLHPYAGVLSAYGMGLADVRAIREGGVEQPLTQALIPQLQNLMEYLETQAINEINEVHSQVEVVRKANLKYEGTNSILTVNFADEVAVMRQEFETEHKSRYGFMQLEKTLIVESVSVEVIQKMDTPEEPLITRTRSIDETPKSVETIRMFTADKWHDTPVYRREDLQPEDRITGTAIIVEKISTIVVEPNWEARLTERNHLIFQRLT, encoded by the coding sequence ATGTTGAAAGTTTTTGCAGACAGGGGTGGTACATTCACAGATATTGTTGCTGTTACTGATAATCAAGGAATTATAGACGGACTCTCACAACATCCTGAACGTTTTTTAATTGTTACTCTACCTAATTGCCAATGGATTATAGTTTATAAATTACTTTCAGAAAATCCCGAAAAATATCAAGATGCAGCTATTCAAGGTATTCGGGATATTATGGGGCTTTCTAGCAAGGAACCTATTCCTAGTGAAGCAATAGAAGTGATAAAAATGGGGACAACAGTAGCGACAAATGCACTGTTGGAAAGAAAAGGTGACAGGGTTGTGCTTCTGATTACCAAAGGCTTTAAAGATGCGCTACGAATTGGTTACCAAAATCGTCCTAATATCTTCGCTCGTCATATCGTTTTACCAACCATGCTTTATGAGCAGGTCATTGAGGTAAATGAACGGTATGATGCTAAAGGAAATGAATTAATTGCAGTAAATATCGAACAAGTAAAACGCGATTTAAAAGCAGTTTATCATACAGGAATTCGTAGTTGTGCTATTGTTTTTATGCATAGCGATCGCTATCCAGAACACGAACAAAAAGTAGCTACAATTGCCCAAGAAATCGGCTTTACCCAAATATCCGTATCTCATCAAGTTAGTCCCTTAATGAAATTAGTCAGTCGAGGAGATACAACAGTAGTCGATGCTTATTTAACTCCTATTTTACGTCGCTATGTCAACCAAGTAGCAAGTGAATTGAGAATGGGGAATAGGGAATGGGGAATGGGGAATAGGGAATGGGGAATAGAGAATAGGGAATTGCTTATCTCGCCATCTCCCTCATCTCCCTCATCTCCCTCATCTCCCCATTCCCCACTCACCACTCCCCACTCCCCCATAAAATTAATGTTTATGAAATCTGATGGCGGTTTAGTAGCAGCCGAACAATTTCAAGGAAAAGATAGTATTTTAAGTGGCCCGGCTGGGGGCATTGTTGGCGCAGTTCAAACTAGTAAAAGAGCAGGTTTCGAGTTAGTTATTACCTTTGATATGGGAGGAACAAGTACAGATGTTGCCCATTTTAAAGGAGAATATGAACGACAATTAGAATCAGAAATTGCTGGGGCGCGGATGCGAGTTCCTGTATTAGCAATTAATACCATTGCGGCTGGTGGTGGTTCAATTTTGTTTTTTGATGGTTCTAGTTATCGTGTGGGACCGGAATCTGCTGGTTCAATTCCTGGCCCTGCTTGTTATCGTCGTGGGGGGCGATTAGCGGTTACTGATGCCAATGTGATGTTAGGCAAAATTCACCCGCAATATTTTCCTTCAGTCTTTGGAATTGATGGCAATTTACCTTTAGATAAAGATGTTGTTGTTCAGAAATTTATACAATTAGCCGAAGAGATTGTAACTGCTACAGGAAATCATTGTACACCAGAACAAGTAGCGGCTGGATTTATGGCGATCGCAGTTGAAAATATGGCAAATGCAATTAAAAAAATCAGCCTCCAACGCGGTTATGATGTCACACAATATGTACTGTGTTGTTTTGGCGGTGCTGGCGGGCAAGTTGCTTGTTTAATTGCCGATACTTTGGGGATGAAAAAGATATTTCTACATCCTTATGCTGGAGTTCTCTCTGCTTATGGAATGGGATTAGCTGATGTGCGGGCGATTAGAGAAGGAGGAGTTGAACAACCTTTAACTCAAGCCTTAATTCCTCAATTACAGAACTTAATGGAATATTTAGAAACCCAAGCTATAAATGAAATAAATGAAGTACATAGTCAAGTAGAGGTAGTAAGAAAAGCTAACTTAAAATATGAAGGCACTAATTCTATCTTGACAGTAAATTTCGCCGATGAAGTTGCAGTAATGCGACAGGAATTTGAAACTGAGCATAAATCTCGCTATGGTTTCATGCAACTAGAGAAAACCTTAATTGTCGAATCTGTTTCAGTAGAAGTAATTCAGAAGATGGATACACCAGAAGAACCGTTAATTACTCGTACACGTTCCATAGATGAAACCCCCAAATCGGTTGAAACAATCAGAATGTTTACTGCTGATAAGTGGCATGATACACCTGTTTATCGACGCGAAGATTTACAACCAGAAGATAGGATTACTGGAACTGCAATTATTGTCGAAAAAATTAGCACAATTGTAGTTGAACCTAACTGGGAAGCAAGATTAACTGAACGTAATCATTTAATTTTCCAACGTCTTACATAG
- a CDS encoding PAS domain S-box protein has protein sequence MTAEIQATVRENVEEILARISDAFVILDCEWRYTYVNDKLAELAGMNKEDFLGKTIWDLFPNTVDSILYTEMHRAVAEEITVNFEYLDSTWHRWLEYRVYPGENGVSILITDITEQKRNQQLLSAHYTVTQILAETTVFANAVPLLLRSLCETLGWQLGIFWSVDEEINALHCIGSWHSSDLSIENFQVFNQPSTLALGGGSRQPVWICELASDENFFAAAIELPIVLGNKVLGAMKFFTNQILQRDLDLLQMMSAIAIQIAQFIQQQQTEEKYRQILQTAGVTILEKDFTPVKNLTNHLTDEEVTGLQQCLTEQQTTLRERQQAEENLRHSEARYRSLAEASASIIWKAGIWGNVIDEIPNWQAFTGQSPEEYKGWGWVNALHPEDRKSVAAIWRQAFYQRSVAVAEYRVQRHDGEYRHMSIRGVPILNETGEIIEWVGMCLDITEHKQVEAERERLLALLETEQTRLVEANVLLDTLFNNAPIGIGVWDEELRFVRLNQALAEINGLPQEVHIGKTIAELLPGVGVEVTEALLRVVETGESVSQETSGETPAAPGKQRYWSVNYYPIKLPDKITWVGAICEEITERKQAEVEREQLLERERVARVEAEDAKEQVSKILESITDGFLAFDTEWRFTYLNHEGSRTLGRSSEDLLGKNLWQEFPELADTSFGQLYQKAVALAVPLELEDYYPPFEAWFAVRAYPSPTGLSLYFRNINVRKQAQAALTESEARFRLMAENSTDIISRSTVDGIFLYLSPACYTVLGYQPEELIGRFGGELVHPEDLAEIVKDYPINADLPDIYTITYRTRHKYGHYIWLETTVRAIRDRQTQQILEMQASSRDITGRKQVEDRQRFLASASGILATSLDYETTLATLARLAVPEIADWCVVDMIYDNQLVRRVAAAHADPAKQELVEQLQNYPPDLAQTQGVAEVIRSGKSQITHFISSEQIQAATANASHLNILQQLNPQSGMCVLLIVRGRVLGAMTLVSSANHRYDSQSLMLAEELARRAAIAVDNARLYTETQQSQQAAEQAASRTARLQAITAALSESLTPAQVAEVIVEQGMAALGASSALVALLTNNGTELEILRAVGYQQEAVDLWRRFSINTVAPLAEAVRTKQPVWQESTTTRVVRYSHLAQEYARYNYGAWISIPLIIEGRAIGGMSLAFAENHQLNQDDRAFVLALAQQCAQAMERARLYEAEQTAREAAENANRIKDEFLAVLSHELRSPLNPILGWAKLLQTRKLDEKTIPHALKTIERNAQLQAQLIEDLLDISRILQGKLSLNIYPVDLTTVISAAMETVRLSAEAKSIEMHISMEPNLGQVLGDSSRLQQVIWNLLSNAVKFTPERGRVDIRLEEVGSRGDEGDEGDEGDEGDKGDKGKSWSQCPMPNAQCPMPYAQITVSDTGKGIDPNFLPYVFEYFRQENSSTTRKFGGLGLGLAIVRHLVELHGGTVQVESQGENRGATFTVRLPLIQQPSESKQDTRDSEPSSNLNDVNILVVDDDADTREFIAFLLEQYGANVTAVGSADEALAALKQSLPDVLLSDIGMPDVDGCMFMRQLRKLPPEQGGQIPAIALTAYAGEINAKQVLAAGFHKHIAKPVEPSELIEAIANLLETLRCV, from the coding sequence GTGACTGCTGAAATTCAGGCAACTGTCCGCGAAAATGTTGAAGAAATCTTAGCTAGAATTAGCGATGCCTTTGTCATCTTGGATTGTGAATGGCGCTACACCTATGTGAATGACAAGCTAGCTGAACTAGCCGGAATGAATAAAGAAGATTTCTTGGGCAAGACTATTTGGGATTTATTTCCTAATACAGTTGACAGCATACTCTACACTGAGATGCATCGCGCTGTTGCCGAAGAAATTACAGTAAATTTTGAGTATTTAGACTCGACATGGCATCGCTGGTTAGAATACCGCGTCTATCCTGGGGAAAATGGCGTATCAATATTAATTACAGATATTACTGAGCAAAAACGTAACCAACAGCTTTTATCTGCACATTACACAGTCACCCAGATTCTAGCTGAGACTACCGTCTTTGCTAATGCTGTTCCTTTGCTTTTGCGATCGCTGTGCGAAACTTTAGGATGGCAACTTGGCATTTTCTGGAGTGTAGACGAGGAAATTAATGCTCTGCATTGCATCGGTAGTTGGCATTCATCTGATTTGAGCATAGAGAATTTCCAAGTATTTAACCAGCCTTCAACTCTTGCTCTTGGGGGAGGAAGCCGTCAACCTGTTTGGATTTGTGAACTTGCTTCAGATGAGAATTTTTTTGCAGCCGCCATCGAATTACCGATTGTGCTGGGTAATAAAGTTTTAGGTGCGATGAAATTCTTCACCAACCAAATTTTACAGCGTGACTTAGATTTACTCCAAATGATGAGTGCGATCGCCATTCAAATTGCTCAGTTCATCCAACAGCAACAAACAGAGGAAAAATATCGCCAAATTTTGCAAACTGCGGGTGTTACAATTTTGGAGAAAGATTTTACCCCTGTGAAAAATTTAACTAATCACCTCACAGATGAAGAAGTGACGGGTTTGCAGCAGTGTTTGACCGAACAACAAACCACACTGCGCGAACGTCAGCAAGCCGAAGAAAATCTCCGTCACAGTGAAGCACGCTACCGTTCCCTAGCAGAAGCAAGCGCATCTATCATTTGGAAGGCGGGAATCTGGGGTAATGTTATTGACGAAATTCCTAACTGGCAAGCATTTACCGGGCAAAGTCCTGAAGAATACAAAGGCTGGGGTTGGGTAAATGCACTGCACCCAGAAGACCGGAAATCTGTAGCTGCAATCTGGAGACAAGCCTTTTATCAGCGCAGCGTTGCAGTTGCAGAATATCGTGTCCAGCGCCATGACGGCGAATACCGTCACATGTCTATACGCGGTGTACCCATACTCAATGAAACAGGAGAAATCATCGAATGGGTGGGGATGTGTCTAGATATTACCGAACACAAGCAAGTAGAAGCAGAACGCGAACGACTCCTGGCGCTACTGGAAACAGAACAGACTCGCTTGGTGGAAGCTAATGTGCTGCTTGATACCCTTTTTAATAACGCGCCTATCGGCATTGGTGTATGGGATGAAGAATTAAGATTTGTGCGTTTGAATCAAGCTTTAGCTGAAATCAACGGTCTGCCCCAAGAGGTGCATATCGGTAAGACCATCGCCGAATTGCTACCTGGAGTAGGTGTAGAAGTTACGGAAGCTTTGCTTCGTGTGGTGGAAACTGGAGAATCTGTTTCTCAAGAAACTAGTGGAGAAACACCCGCCGCCCCTGGAAAGCAGCGCTACTGGTCAGTAAATTACTATCCGATTAAACTACCTGATAAAATCACTTGGGTGGGTGCAATTTGCGAAGAAATCACCGAACGCAAACAAGCAGAAGTCGAACGCGAGCAACTACTAGAACGCGAACGCGTGGCTCGTGTTGAAGCTGAGGACGCCAAAGAGCAAGTTAGCAAAATTTTAGAAAGTATCACTGACGGCTTTCTTGCCTTTGACACTGAGTGGCGCTTCACCTACCTTAATCATGAGGGAAGCAGAACTTTAGGACGTTCCTCTGAGGATCTGCTGGGAAAGAATTTGTGGCAAGAGTTTCCAGAATTGGCTGATACTAGTTTTGGTCAGCTTTATCAAAAAGCAGTCGCTTTGGCAGTCCCCCTGGAGTTAGAAGATTATTACCCACCCTTTGAAGCGTGGTTTGCCGTCCGCGCTTATCCTTCACCCACAGGACTATCGCTATATTTCCGTAACATCAACGTCCGCAAACAAGCACAAGCAGCACTAACAGAGAGCGAAGCCCGTTTTCGGCTGATGGCAGAGAATTCCACTGATATTATTTCACGTAGTACAGTAGATGGAATTTTCCTGTATCTTTCACCAGCTTGTTACACAGTACTAGGGTATCAACCAGAAGAACTAATAGGTCGTTTTGGCGGCGAGTTAGTTCACCCAGAGGATTTAGCTGAGATTGTCAAGGATTACCCAATCAATGCTGATTTACCAGATATTTATACCATTACTTATCGCACTCGTCATAAATACGGACATTATATTTGGCTAGAAACAACAGTTAGAGCGATTCGCGATCGCCAAACGCAACAAATTTTAGAAATGCAAGCTTCTTCGCGGGATATAACTGGGCGCAAGCAAGTGGAAGATAGACAGCGTTTTTTAGCCTCAGCTAGCGGAATTCTGGCTACATCATTAGACTACGAGACAACATTAGCAACCTTGGCGCGTTTAGCAGTACCCGAAATAGCTGATTGGTGCGTAGTTGATATGATTTATGACAATCAATTAGTTCGCCGGGTTGCAGCCGCCCATGCCGATCCAGCAAAACAAGAATTGGTAGAACAGTTACAAAATTATCCCCCCGATTTGGCACAAACACAAGGTGTTGCCGAGGTGATACGTTCAGGCAAATCACAAATTACTCATTTTATTTCCTCAGAACAGATACAAGCAGCAACCGCCAATGCCAGTCATTTGAACATCTTGCAACAGCTAAATCCTCAATCTGGAATGTGCGTGCTGCTCATAGTTCGCGGACGGGTACTAGGAGCTATGACTTTAGTATCTTCTGCCAATCATCGCTACGATAGTCAGAGCTTAATGTTAGCTGAAGAGTTGGCTCGGCGTGCAGCGATCGCCGTTGATAATGCCCGACTCTACACAGAAACACAGCAATCTCAACAAGCTGCCGAACAAGCCGCATCTCGTACTGCCCGTTTGCAAGCCATTACCGCCGCCCTTTCTGAATCTCTAACTCCTGCACAAGTGGCTGAAGTAATTGTCGAGCAAGGTATGGCAGCTTTGGGAGCTAGTTCTGCTTTAGTAGCACTACTGACTAACAATGGCACAGAATTGGAAATTCTCCGTGCAGTTGGTTATCAACAAGAAGCAGTAGATTTATGGCGTCGATTCTCAATTAATACAGTCGCACCACTGGCAGAAGCAGTACGAACTAAACAACCTGTTTGGCAAGAGTCAACAACCACAAGGGTGGTTCGTTACTCACATCTAGCTCAAGAGTATGCCCGGTATAATTACGGTGCTTGGATTTCGATTCCATTAATTATTGAGGGACGAGCTATAGGGGGAATGTCTTTAGCTTTCGCCGAGAATCATCAGTTGAACCAAGACGATCGAGCTTTTGTGCTGGCACTAGCACAGCAATGCGCTCAAGCAATGGAACGTGCGCGTTTATACGAAGCAGAACAAACTGCACGAGAAGCAGCAGAAAACGCCAACCGCATTAAAGACGAGTTTTTGGCAGTTCTTTCCCATGAATTGCGATCGCCACTCAACCCAATTCTCGGATGGGCAAAGTTACTCCAAACTAGAAAACTTGATGAAAAGACAATTCCTCACGCTCTTAAAACCATCGAGCGCAATGCTCAATTACAAGCTCAATTAATTGAAGACTTGCTGGATATTTCCCGAATTTTACAAGGTAAACTCAGCTTAAATATCTACCCAGTTGATTTGACAACCGTAATTTCCGCAGCAATGGAGACAGTGCGACTGTCAGCAGAAGCCAAATCCATTGAGATGCACATCAGCATGGAACCGAACCTGGGACAAGTTTTAGGTGACTCCAGCCGATTGCAGCAAGTCATTTGGAATCTGCTTTCAAACGCCGTTAAATTTACACCAGAGAGGGGACGAGTTGATATTCGACTCGAAGAGGTAGGGAGTCGGGGGGATGAGGGGGATGAGGGGGATGAGGGAGATGAGGGAGACAAGGGAGACAAGGGAAAAAGCTGGAGCCAATGCCCAATGCCCAATGCCCAATGCCCAATGCCCTATGCCCAAATCACCGTCAGCGACACAGGCAAAGGCATCGATCCCAATTTTCTGCCCTATGTATTTGAATATTTTCGCCAAGAAAACAGCAGCACCACCAGAAAATTTGGGGGATTGGGGTTAGGATTAGCGATCGTCCGTCACTTAGTGGAACTGCATGGAGGCACAGTCCAGGTAGAAAGTCAAGGTGAAAATCGCGGCGCAACTTTTACCGTCAGACTGCCCCTGATTCAACAGCCATCAGAGAGTAAACAAGACACTAGGGACTCCGAACCATCCTCAAATTTAAATGATGTCAACATTTTAGTAGTAGATGATGATGCCGATACGCGAGAATTCATTGCCTTTTTGCTAGAGCAATATGGGGCAAATGTCACAGCAGTGGGATCAGCGGATGAAGCGCTAGCCGCCTTAAAGCAATCTCTACCAGATGTGCTGTTAAGCGACATTGGAATGCCAGACGTAGATGGATGCATGTTTATGCGACAGTTGAGAAAATTACCACCAGAACAGGGAGGACAAATTCCGGCGATCGCACTTACCGCCTATGCTGGAGAAATTAACGCCAAACAAGTACTTGCAGCAGGATTCCATAAGCATATCGCCAAACCAGTAGAGCCAAGCGAATTGATAGAAGCGATCGCTAACTTACTTGAGACGTTGAGGTGTGTGTGA
- a CDS encoding ribosomal maturation YjgA family protein produces MFTFNKKYFYLTLFLFSVEVCIAVFVNDNFIRPFIGDVLVVILIYCFVRAFWNIHSSIVALSVFGFSCTIEILQYFNFVNKLGLQKYKILAVALGSTFDWKDIIAYAIGSIAILWFENRKNRKIKG; encoded by the coding sequence ATGTTTACCTTCAACAAAAAATATTTTTATCTCACGCTTTTTTTATTTTCAGTAGAGGTATGTATTGCTGTTTTTGTAAATGACAATTTCATCCGTCCTTTTATCGGTGATGTTTTAGTAGTTATACTAATTTATTGTTTTGTCAGAGCTTTTTGGAATATACATTCATCCATTGTTGCTTTATCAGTTTTTGGATTTTCTTGTACTATCGAAATTCTCCAATACTTTAATTTTGTAAATAAATTGGGATTGCAAAAATATAAAATTCTGGCTGTTGCTTTGGGGAGTACATTTGATTGGAAGGATATAATTGCTTATGCAATAGGTAGCATAGCAATCTTATGGTTTGAGAATAGAAAAAACAGAAAAATAAAAGGTTAA
- a CDS encoding CHASE2 domain-containing protein, with translation MINGLLEKLRVPFVKDQDSRKTSFSNNWLQIILVSSVGVTALIWGVRELKWLQPWELRVYDQMLRSRPPQPSDRRILLVKITDEDLRREKWNLSDTKINQLLQKIESYQPRIVGLYLFRPEDKNLAANKQNQDNIISTCLFSSIGRSEIPPPPNFDIDNVGFSDVVADNENDQILRRGLLFAHSTDEKCTTSFAFGALIAINYLEKQGIEYKFTNKGDFQLGKTIFWRLKPNSGSYQHLDANGYQILLNYRHPNYLADQVTLTEVLSDRVNPSLFKDRLVIIGTTSASLAPGSFYTPYSSLPDQPARMPALFIHAQIASQLIGTVLDGRPLIWYWPDWVELIWVWGWAVLGSTLAWWWRNPLLLLMMGGVTLVVLVGICVILFLQAGWVPLIPSGLALIISIISVMAYTNYQNQRQTQVIILQVEKQQEAIAQLNILLEDKTAIPDSQLDFTPTIDSSQTKSGDLLLGGRYRISKVLGAGGFGRTYLAQDTQRPGNPTCVVKQLMPARQDSRFLQVARRLFNSEAEILETLGKHHQIPELLAYFEDNQEFYLIQQYIEGHTLSEELPPIQNLKNESFVIGMFKEILEILVFVHQHRVIHRDIKPTNIIRRAEDNQLVLIDFGAVKLMQPPSSEQTELATVAIGTRGYAPPEQFAGHPRLCSDIYALGMIGIQAITGIPPQELHPNPETGNVMWRQTAQVSEELAVILDKMVCYHFSDRYQSATAVLQDLKRISIN, from the coding sequence GTGATTAATGGACTTTTAGAAAAACTCCGTGTCCCGTTTGTCAAAGATCAGGATTCCCGTAAAACGTCCTTCAGCAATAATTGGCTGCAAATTATTTTGGTTAGCAGTGTGGGAGTTACCGCCTTGATTTGGGGGGTTCGTGAACTAAAATGGTTGCAGCCTTGGGAATTAAGAGTTTATGACCAAATGTTGCGATCGCGTCCTCCCCAACCAAGCGATCGCCGAATTTTGCTGGTAAAAATCACTGATGAGGATCTCCGACGAGAAAAATGGAATCTGTCAGATACTAAAATCAATCAACTTTTACAAAAAATCGAATCTTATCAACCGCGTATCGTTGGTTTATATCTTTTTCGACCAGAAGATAAAAATTTAGCAGCAAACAAACAAAATCAAGACAATATTATTAGTACTTGTTTATTTAGCAGCATTGGTAGATCGGAGATTCCACCACCGCCGAATTTTGACATAGATAATGTTGGCTTTAGCGATGTAGTTGCTGATAATGAAAACGACCAAATTCTTCGCCGCGGCTTGCTATTTGCTCATTCTACAGATGAAAAATGTACAACATCATTTGCCTTTGGGGCGTTAATTGCCATTAATTATTTAGAAAAACAAGGCATTGAATACAAATTCACAAATAAAGGAGATTTCCAGTTAGGTAAAACCATCTTCTGGCGTCTCAAACCTAATTCGGGTAGTTACCAACATTTGGATGCAAATGGCTATCAAATACTATTAAATTACCGTCACCCCAATTATCTGGCGGATCAGGTGACTCTGACGGAAGTTCTTAGCGATCGCGTTAATCCCAGTTTATTTAAAGACCGTCTGGTAATTATTGGCACTACCTCAGCTAGTTTAGCTCCAGGTAGCTTTTATACACCTTACAGCAGTTTACCAGATCAACCAGCCAGAATGCCTGCTCTATTTATTCACGCACAGATAGCAAGCCAACTGATTGGTACAGTATTAGATGGACGCCCTTTAATTTGGTATTGGCCTGACTGGGTAGAACTAATTTGGGTGTGGGGTTGGGCAGTTTTAGGTAGTACTTTAGCATGGTGGTGGCGAAATCCGTTACTTTTGCTAATGATGGGAGGGGTAACCCTAGTTGTGTTGGTGGGAATCTGCGTGATTTTGTTTCTGCAAGCCGGATGGGTGCCGTTAATTCCCTCAGGGTTGGCTTTAATAATTAGTATTATCAGCGTCATGGCTTATACTAATTACCAAAATCAGCGGCAGACCCAGGTGATTATTCTGCAAGTTGAAAAACAACAAGAAGCGATCGCTCAATTAAATATACTCTTAGAAGATAAAACAGCAATTCCAGATTCGCAGCTTGATTTTACTCCCACAATCGATTCATCACAAACAAAATCTGGTGATTTGCTTTTGGGTGGACGTTATAGAATCTCCAAAGTTCTGGGTGCTGGTGGATTTGGCCGCACTTATTTAGCACAAGATACTCAACGTCCGGGGAATCCGACTTGTGTCGTGAAACAATTAATGCCAGCCCGTCAAGATAGCAGATTTTTGCAAGTTGCTCGCAGATTATTTAACAGTGAAGCGGAAATTTTAGAAACCTTAGGTAAACATCATCAAATACCAGAACTACTTGCTTATTTTGAAGATAACCAAGAATTTTATTTAATTCAACAATATATAGAGGGACATACCCTGAGTGAAGAATTACCACCAATACAGAACTTAAAAAACGAGTCATTTGTGATTGGGATGTTCAAAGAAATTTTAGAAATTCTCGTATTTGTTCATCAACATCGAGTGATTCATCGTGATATCAAACCGACTAATATTATTCGACGCGCTGAAGATAATCAATTAGTATTGATTGACTTTGGGGCTGTAAAACTAATGCAACCGCCGAGTAGCGAACAAACAGAATTAGCAACAGTGGCGATCGGAACGCGGGGCTATGCACCACCAGAACAATTTGCCGGTCATCCCCGCTTGTGCAGTGATATTTATGCTTTAGGAATGATTGGTATTCAAGCCATAACTGGAATACCACCACAGGAACTTCATCCCAATCCAGAAACGGGTAATGTAATGTGGCGACAAACAGCACAAGTCAGCGAAGAATTAGCGGTGATTTTAGATAAAATGGTTTGCTATCATTTTAGCGATCGCTATCAATCAGCCACCGCAGTTTTGCAAGATTTAAAACGTATTTCAATCAATTGA